The Deltaproteobacteria bacterium genome includes a region encoding these proteins:
- a CDS encoding 2-dehydropantoate 2-reductase, producing MRIAVMGTGAVGAYFGARLAAIAANDLAFVARGAHLEAMRKQGLVVKSYEGDRVVANALYTDTPAQVGPVDLVLFCVKSYDTEAAAQAIAPMMRPNTILLSLQNGVDNGDRLARFYGHERILPAVVYVGSALAGPGVVEHTSGGRVIFGSRDGKENTATRMVAQALAAAQIPHEVTPHIAQVQWRKLLWNAAFCAISVLAHADTREIVESATLNQLAVDCMHEVRDAAAAVGIALAPAAIDETMAFSRTVGHFKPSMLQDLAAGKRLEYQAFNGIVVETLTQVGKTAPINQVFCQTLAFLDQRMRERRKGG from the coding sequence ATGCGCATTGCTGTCATGGGCACCGGTGCGGTGGGCGCCTATTTCGGCGCCCGGCTGGCCGCCATCGCCGCTAACGATTTAGCCTTTGTTGCCCGCGGGGCTCACCTCGAAGCGATGCGAAAGCAGGGTCTCGTCGTCAAAAGCTACGAAGGCGATAGGGTGGTGGCCAACGCGCTTTACACGGACACTCCCGCCCAAGTGGGACCAGTGGACCTGGTGCTTTTTTGCGTAAAATCCTACGACACCGAAGCGGCGGCGCAAGCTATCGCACCCATGATGCGGCCCAACACGATCTTGCTTTCGCTGCAAAACGGCGTTGACAACGGCGACAGGCTGGCACGCTTCTACGGTCATGAGAGGATTTTACCTGCCGTGGTGTACGTCGGTTCGGCATTGGCCGGCCCGGGGGTGGTCGAACACACCAGCGGCGGGCGGGTTATTTTCGGCAGCCGCGATGGCAAGGAAAACACAGCCACTCGCATGGTCGCCCAAGCGTTGGCAGCGGCGCAGATTCCCCACGAAGTCACTCCGCATATCGCCCAAGTGCAATGGCGCAAGCTTTTGTGGAACGCGGCCTTTTGCGCCATTAGCGTGCTGGCCCACGCCGACACCCGTGAAATCGTCGAATCGGCTACGCTTAACCAGTTGGCGGTCGATTGCATGCACGAAGTGCGCGACGCCGCGGCGGCAGTGGGCATCGCGCTGGCTCCAGCGGCGATTGACGAAACGATGGCGTTCTCACGCACGGTGGGCCACTTCAAGCCGTCGATGCTGCAAGATCTCGCGGCTGGTAAGCGGCTTGAATACCAAGCATTCAATGGCATAGTGGTCGAAACGTTAACCCAGGTTGGCAAAACAGCACCGATCAATCAGGTTTTCTGCCAGACGCTGGCGTTTCTCGACCAGCGCATGCGCGAGCGGCGGAAAGGCGGGTAG
- a CDS encoding cytochrome C, translated as MQIITLYEIVLAVGALLLPAIATAQAQAPKEQIARGQYIFAISGGCACHTEPKGVHNVGARAFPIPLGTVYSTNITPDKETGLGDWTDQQFMDAMTKGLRKDGSRLLPVMPYTLYSGMAQEDLRALLSYLRSLKPVRKPTPELKTSTPFARSVATAAWLKAFGTFYESPAQAPKAGIARGKYLTDHVAICGDCHTPRNSLGVPSRTLYMAGSPKDGPIGELVPNITPDKETGIGDWKREDIAELLIKGIKPDFDNVQGLMLEVIQGAPHGYKDMTREDALAIADYLKSIPAIKNKPK; from the coding sequence ATGCAGATAATAACACTATACGAGATAGTCTTAGCTGTCGGCGCCTTGCTGTTGCCCGCAATAGCCACGGCGCAGGCTCAAGCACCAAAGGAACAGATCGCTCGCGGCCAATATATTTTCGCCATCTCCGGCGGCTGCGCGTGCCACACCGAGCCGAAGGGCGTGCACAACGTCGGCGCGCGCGCCTTCCCGATTCCTCTGGGCACGGTCTATAGCACCAACATTACGCCCGACAAAGAAACCGGCTTGGGAGACTGGACGGACCAACAGTTCATGGATGCGATGACCAAGGGGCTGCGCAAAGACGGCAGCCGGCTTTTGCCGGTGATGCCGTATACGCTTTACTCCGGTATGGCGCAGGAAGACCTGCGCGCGCTGCTGTCTTACTTGCGCTCGCTGAAACCGGTGAGGAAACCGACACCGGAGCTTAAAACCTCCACGCCGTTTGCGCGCAGCGTTGCCACCGCTGCCTGGCTCAAAGCCTTCGGGACGTTTTATGAATCGCCGGCGCAGGCGCCCAAAGCCGGCATCGCCCGGGGGAAATATTTGACCGACCATGTGGCGATCTGCGGCGACTGCCACACGCCGCGCAACTCGCTGGGCGTGCCGAGCCGCACGCTCTACATGGCGGGCTCGCCGAAAGACGGCCCCATCGGCGAACTGGTGCCCAACATCACGCCGGACAAGGAGACCGGCATCGGCGACTGGAAACGGGAAGATATCGCGGAGCTGTTAATCAAAGGCATCAAGCCCGACTTCGACAACGTTCAGGGGCTGATGCTGGAAGTGATCCAAGGCGCACCCCATGGCTACAAAGACATGACCAGGGAAGACGCGCTGGCGATCGCCGATTACTTGAAATCAATCCCGGCGATCAAGAACAAACCTAAGTGA
- a CDS encoding AAA family ATPase, with protein MQPEQFNQVFKALEAEVRKVIVGHDDVIRKILIAFFGGGHVLLEGVPGLGKTLLVKTLSGALGVSFKRIQFTPDLMPSDIVGTEVLAEANGRREFQFKKGPIFAHVVLADEINRATPKTQSSVLEAMEEKQVTVFGESHLLSSPFMVMATQNPIELEGTYPLPEAQLDRFFFKLLVAPPTPAELKEILKRTTGAENGAVSRVLPEDNGQLINEMKQLLRQVLIAPPIEDYVVRAVHATQPGPSSNGGKAAPSIKQYLRFGSSPRGAQAVILGAKGNALAEGRVHVSYEDVEKVLYPALRHRIILNFQAEAENVSADQVLTEVVKQVART; from the coding sequence ATGCAGCCGGAACAATTCAACCAAGTATTCAAAGCCCTTGAGGCCGAAGTTCGCAAGGTCATCGTCGGTCACGACGACGTAATTCGGAAAATCTTGATCGCCTTCTTTGGCGGCGGCCACGTACTGTTGGAAGGCGTGCCGGGTCTGGGCAAGACTCTATTGGTGAAGACCCTCAGCGGCGCGCTCGGCGTGTCATTCAAGCGCATTCAGTTCACGCCCGATCTAATGCCGTCCGACATCGTCGGCACCGAAGTGTTGGCCGAAGCCAATGGCCGGCGCGAATTTCAATTCAAAAAAGGGCCGATCTTCGCCCATGTCGTGCTCGCCGACGAGATCAACCGGGCGACGCCCAAGACCCAGTCCTCCGTCCTCGAAGCCATGGAAGAAAAGCAGGTCACTGTTTTCGGCGAATCGCATCTGTTGTCGTCGCCATTCATGGTCATGGCGACGCAGAACCCGATTGAATTGGAAGGCACTTATCCTTTGCCCGAAGCGCAGCTCGATCGCTTTTTCTTTAAGCTCTTGGTCGCGCCGCCCACGCCCGCCGAGCTAAAGGAAATTCTTAAGCGCACCACCGGTGCGGAAAACGGCGCGGTCAGCAGAGTATTGCCGGAAGACAACGGCCAGCTCATCAACGAAATGAAGCAGCTCCTGCGCCAAGTCTTGATCGCCCCGCCGATCGAGGACTACGTGGTGCGCGCCGTCCACGCGACCCAGCCGGGTCCGAGCAGCAACGGCGGCAAGGCGGCGCCGTCCATCAAGCAGTATCTACGTTTTGGTTCGAGCCCGCGCGGCGCCCAGGCGGTGATTCTCGGCGCCAAGGGCAATGCCTTGGCCGAGGGACGGGTGCACGTGAGCTATGAGGACGTCGAGAAGGTGCTTTACCCGGCGCTGCGCCACCGCATCATTCTCAACTTCCAAGCCGAAGCGGAAAACGTCAGCGCCGACCAGGTGCTAACCGAAGTTGTCAAGCAAGTGGCGCGCACCTGA